Part of the Oryzias melastigma strain HK-1 linkage group LG11, ASM292280v2, whole genome shotgun sequence genome, aaacaaataaataaaacagaactgaggaaaacattaaaacttctGTGGCAGTGTGggattttttctttacagtccATTTTGCAGGAATAAATGTCTCTCACAGTCATAATCAAAATGACATGTCCTGTGGTACcacacaaaagaacaaatgtctCACAGTTCTACATGAGAGCAAAAATACCTCATAATCCTGCATCATACAATTCTTACAAAATGAATGTTCTGCGGTTCTTCACAAGACCAGAAATGTCTTATCATCTTGCATGAAAAAGAATAGTTTCACTGTtctttgtgaaagaaaaatgtctcacGATGAGATTATGACAGAAGAACAGTCTCACAGTCCTGTACAAAAAAGTCTCGCCGTTCTACACAAGACAGGAAATCTCTCACATCCTACATGAGAGGACAGGTCTCCCAGTCCTATAAGAAAGACCTGTCTCTTGTCTACAAGAGAGAACAAATGTCTTATGGTTTTACAGGAGAGAACAAATGCTTTATGGTTCTACATGAGAGCAAGTATCTTATAGATCTAAGTCagagaacaaatgttttatgGTTCATCATGAGAGAACAAATATCTTGTGGTCCTACACAGGAGAACAAATGTCTTATGGTACTACATGAGAGCAAGTATCTTATAGTCCTACGTGAAAgaactaatgttttattgtccaACATGagataacatatatatatatatatatatatatatataaaatcataaatcaaatcaatgaaATATCCATGGTCCTTTATCTTATGGTCCTACacaagagaacaaatgtcataTGGTCTTACATGAGAACAAATGTATTTTGCTTCCATATGAGAACAAAAGATTTATGGTTTAACAcgagaaaaatgtttcatggACCTACAAGGGAGAACAAATCTTATGGTCCCACATGGAAGAACAAATGTCTTTTAGTCCCACATGagagaacaaatgttttatgGTTCATCATGAGAGAACAAATATCTTGTGGTCCTACACAGGAGAACAAAGGTCTTATGGTCTTACATGAGAACAAATGTCTTATGGTTCCACATGAGAGAACAAAAGATGTATAGTTCAACATGAGAAAACAAATATCTTTTGGTCCTATACAGGAGAACAAATGTCTAATggtctaaaatgagaacaaatatATTATGGTTCTACGCAAGAGAACAAGTGTCCTATCGTTCAACATGAGAACATATCTTAGTGTTCTACGTGAGAGAACAAATAATTTATGGTTCAAcattagaaaacaaatgtttcatagTCCTACATGAGAGAACAAATGTCTTATTGTCCTACATGAGAgaacaaatgtttaatgtttcatCATGAGAGAACAAAAGCTGTATGGTTCAACATGAAACAACATATATCTTGTGGTCCTACACTGGAGAACAAATGTCTTATGGTCTTACATGAGAACAAATGTCTTATGGTTCCACGAGAGAGAACAAACGACATATGGTTCAACATgagaaaacaaatcttttgGTCCTACACAGGAGAACAAATGTCTTATGGTCTTACATGAGAACAAATGTCTTATGGTCTTACATGGTAATCCATGGTATCTTTTTAGCTCTATTAAGGCTCTTGGATTTGTGAAATGGGTGGGTTGATGCTTGGGATGCATAAATGATAGATTTAGACCATGTGGGGCTATGTGATAGGAAATGTACAGTATTTCTTCTGTAAaaccatttgtttttcaaactgaaaggCTGAAGACTCGATTTGCTTTAGCAGAAAATATAAGTGTATCCGTTTTCTGAGTTGTAAAATCTACTCTAAAGTGGACAATACACAGCAGAGAACCAACCTGAGGGTCTCAGGGTCTTCAGCGGTCGTGCTGCAGGCGCTGGGTAACCCACAGCTGTACCTGAAGGGAGAACAAAGCCCAAGTCAACACCTTGTCTAAAAACAGCGGCAGAAACTTCAGACACATCATGCAAATGTCTACCAGAGACAATATGCTCATGCAACTCAGACTCTGTTTTTGTTGATCTATTTAGTTTTACTGTACAAGCAGAAGTGTTTAAGTATTACAGTAAGCAACTTTTACACtgcaaataaaaagcaacagcAGCTCAACTGCAAAGATGTTGACATAGATTTGGCTCTGTTCTTTTTAGCAGGAGTTGCATTATCAACCTGTCATATTTTGTTGGAACACCAAACAGTTATTTTGATCCATGAAATAAATTACAGGATAATGTTGGAAGTtacgttttctttcttttgagtCTTTTTGTTGCCATGACTGtcaaagtgattttaaaaagtgttgagatTTACCAATAAGTTTATGTCAAAGTATAAACACACtaagaaattaaacatttagggTTAGATTACCTTAACAGTAGCGTTCTCTAGGTTATAACCATCCTCTCCATTGCACTGCCATTACTCTGTACTAAAGTGGCCATCGCGCCAGCGTCATTCACGACAACAAGGCCTAGAGCTGAATGGTGGTTTGGATTCGGTTAATTTTCAAAGCAATTCTCATTGACGATTACGACCACAGGTAAGAGGATTGAAAAAGTCTTATACATACCCAGGCATTCAATGCTTTAGAACTCTATACACATTAGGAAGCTATCCAGGTTATTTTAGAGGTCTTACCTCTGGGTCCTTTTTAAAAGTatagaaagagagagagagaataaGTTGTGCTCTTTTTATAATCAATCAAGACATCATTTAGTACGGTTAAAGCCTTCAGTACAttcatttagatttaaaaaggaAACCACCTACATTTGAAGCTGGTTTAGAAAAAGGCCATTTCAGAGTTTTACCAGGaaggaaacaaataaagcaagttaagtttcataaaaaaacaaactaagctTTATTGACAAACTGCTGCAAAACATCTTTTGGACAGATTTAGTAACCTATTTAGGCAAGCTTACACATGTAGCATAATGCATTTTATGGAGAGGGTACAGATACTAGGAGAATAAGTACAGTTaggatgttttaaaatatgtacaAGAGTTCGGATTGAGCTGCAGGATCCCTTCTCTGTAGTAAGAGAAGACCCATGTGGAGATTTTTGTCCCAATCCTTCTTTATGTTCTTAATGCATGCAGTTTATATAGAATCAAATCACAGAATGAAGACCTGAAGTGGTTTAAGTGGAACAGGAGGCCATGTTCGGACCAGATTCTCATTaacaaacacttttctgagtcttaacatgtcaaacaaacGGAGGATATGAGGACAGTCCATCTCAACAGTGTCTATTAGGGCTATATTTCAAAACTCGGAGTTCAATGTCAAATATGGCTGCCTGCATTGGAATGGAAAAGGTTTTAGAGctatttaaaaacaagattaacaAGAATGATTCCATAGCTTTAACATTATCTTAATTTAGGacttcttttgatgtttttccagtttttgcttttttttaaatatgaaataattggaagttttaatgatattttattGGCTATATTAACTGAATTTTGAAATGTAGCCTAAATGGGAATCTGCAACTGACTCTCAACAGATTCTttgtatttaaaacagtttaactaAAATGCTTAAGACAGATGAGCTACTAATTCATCTAGAaatccaaaaacagttttaagtaACAATcatcaatgcaaaaaaacaaaacaaaaaaaagccaggGGGGGGTATACAgcaaagcaacatttaaaatgggtgaagaaaaaatgaaagaggcAGCTTTGTCTGACCCATCTCAAAGTTGTTTGGATGGGCAGCTGGTTGGTCAGGTGtaaggtggtggtggggtgggGCTGTTGTCAAATCTCAAAAACGAGTTCCGATTTTCAAGTTCCAAATTTGCTCTCTTTTATAAAGTCCATTGtaggaaagaaaacaaaaaacaaaacggaCAATTACTTTTGTCGGGCTTCTTAAAGCGAGAGCTGCCGCAGTAGACACACGGCTATCAGGACCGCGCTaagagggggaggggcgggTCCGCTTCAGTACTGACGGTACGGATGCTCCCGGTACGAAGTCTTGGCTCCTCTAGAAGTGGGAGGGGCCTTTCCTCCAGTCGTCCGCTGGGTGCCGTTCCAGTCGTCTTGACCTGAGCGCGGCACAATAGGAAAGAAATCACTAAAAACTTTCCACGTCACAGTCCGGATACGAGACAAACTGCAGTTACGGATGGGGAAGTAttcaaccatttacacaattaacgcAACTCCAACTAATTCTGAAACCTCAGAATCACagttaaaacactactgggaatgttttttaaatgaaaaaaaaatggtcatagggggactttaatgcaTAAATGACTGAAGAACATAAAACTAAAGCTAAAGTTCTGGCCCTAAAGGGTTAACTTTGCAGAGAGAAGAAACAACCCGACTCACCGTAGGAGTCATACGACTGTGTAGCATCTCCATGTCCGTAGTCGTAGTATTCTGGTTCTCTGTggtcaacaacaaaataaagaagaaaactttattctgaaataatactGTAAGAATTGAGGCATAAATAGCTCAGAAAACTCCTCCTGATAACTTGCAAAACATTAAATGAGTGTTGCActtctgctgcagacagaatCTAGAAAAACTCAAAAGCAAGCTATCTAAAAGAGGCGGTAAAAGGTCACGGACGGGCACTTACGCCTGCGGCTGGCTGTAATAGTTGTCGTACGACTCGTAGCCCGACTCTGTGTAGCTGTCTTCGTATCCCTGCAGGAGAGAAACCGTGAACGTGGTCCTCGAGAAAGTCTTTCAAGCATTCTTATCACTTCTCTCTAACAGCTAAAGAACTCCTTCAGACTCCTGAAACATTACTCTAAATCTTGCTGAGTGAAAGAATCTGTACGAACATAATCATCGTAGCTCTCAGCTGCTGCGTTGGAGGCGTGCTGAAGGCCAGGGGGTGCTCCCATTCTCTGGGGGGGTCCTCCAGCTGGGGGTCTGGCACGTGGAGCCACACTTCCCCTAACGGACGCAGCAGCGGGTCCCCCCCTGCCAGCCGGGGCGCCCCTGACTGTGCCACCTCTGGCTGGGCCGCCTCGAGTCACACCCCCCCTCGCTGCAGACCCACGAGGAGGCATGCCCCTCCCCCTGGAGGAAGTGTAAATACATAGACCAGGATTAAAGCTCTGCGAGGGgaaaactaaactccaaaagaagATGTTCATCAGATTAAAGTGATGAAAACAAAACGGATACCCCCCCACCTGTGGACTGAAGGAGGGACTCCGCGGCCCCTGCCCGCCATCCCACCCCGGCCCCGGGGCTCCTGCCCTCCGTTAAGGTAGCTCATCTCCATGAACTGCTCCTGGCAGATGTCATCCATCATGTCCTGCACGGACAAATGCAGAGATGAgagaaaagcaaagagaaaagTGAGAATCCTGCAGAAACACCCCCCCTCCTGTAAGGACTGGAGTGACTCAGTGTTAAGGAGGAGGGGGTGTGGGAGGCTGGAGGGCTTCCATCCACACTCTCTGCCTGCCTCAGCCTCTCCAtcatgcacaaaatgtaaatctCATCTCCCTACACTTCCTGCCGAGACGCTTCCTTCATCTGCTGAAACGGAGCTGCCCGTCTGAGCAGCACAATTCCTGAAACACAATCCAGACTCCTCCTTCTGGGAGCAATAGCAGGAGCTCTGCTGTGTGACCCAATCGATTCCTCTTCATACATCAGCCCCAGCGTGGAATGGTGACAGGCCTCTAAAGATGGTGAAAAGGATGAGGAGTGTTCAGCGGGATGAGCGGCGCAGACACACGTGTtgatttgtgtgtctgcaggacTGCTGTGCAGCTGCACCCAAACTGTGCCGCATCCTCCACATTTCTGCACATCTTCAATCTTCACGGTGACCACTGTGAGGTCTAAACATATAACTCACGTGTTAAAGCcgcgggggccggatccggccctctgggtaattctatccggccctccagatcattttatcttattgttattaatgacctgatgttatctcgTGCTCATTtttgacttgtataattttcacAAAGTATagttttatgtagagtaaaatattgaaagttatttaaggttcaagttgatttattctggaataatattcctgtcttttaattattcataattatgttaaaaagttgcagttttaaagcattctgttagcttttaggactattttgacatttacttaaaaaaattgggctattttggagttcagctcatatttcagctacatgctagctgttttggtcaattgaggcttttttcaattctgtaggctattttgaattttagctattttttaagttacattccagcggttttggctatttttttgtttgtttttaggttgttttggagttaagctaatattttagctacatgctagctgttttggctgatttaagttttttttttctaaggctaatttggcctttagctaatgttttagctgtctatcagcttcagcgttttcagctatcagcactagaatcttcagcggacaaattcagcttacagcattcacactagcattaccacAGATAATGtcatatatatagttcataattatgttaaaaatttacggatttaaatttttaaaaatgtagtcttcaagagtgttcaataaatgtttatcctgttcagcccgcgacctaaagtgtgttttggattttggccccttgtgcgactgagtttgacactcctgatgtaACTTCACACAGGAGTTGTTACTTCCTACAGTGAGAGAAACTGCTGCTCCGTGTGGGTAAAGACGGGCCGAGCAGATGCCTCACAGATTACAGACGCCTTTACTGGGACAGAGTTTCACACATCACAGCTGGAGCTTTACCCTCTGATCCCCATGAGACCGTGCACTGCACCCTGCACGCTCATTTACACCACACAGACCATGATGAACCTTCCACACCTCTGCTCCACAACATCAGCAGAGAGCCAATTAGCAGGTAAATATGAGTGAATCTTTGTCCAGCAGCTGGAAGACCCAAAGCTGCTTTCTTTCACCCCCAGAGAGACTAGGACTAGAAAGACATGTACAGATTCCTTGAACCCAAAGTTTTCTTTGCAATGACTCCCTGCTAAATCTAAAGATTGAATTCCTCctgaaaggattttaaaaatgttcatttatagAAATGAGCTAGTCTCATGAACACCAATGCTAATCAGTAGTTGCAATGGTGACTTACTGGAAACAGGAACTTCTTGACCTCCTCCATGGCGTGCGCCATGCGTAGGTAAGCATCGGGCACGGGGGCGAACACCTCGATGAAGACGTGCAGCTCCATGGACAGGTGGGCATACTTGGGCTCACCGCCTTTCCTCAGTTCCTCCTCCTGAAGGGAACACATGAAGATGCACCACCATGGAGAACACCAGTGGATAGCAGGTTCCAGCTGGATTCACTGCCCCCACCCCCAGCTGCAGGCCAGATGTGCCCCTGCTTCAGGACCCCTCCTCACAGCTGTGTCGGTGCAGTACCTTAGCCTTGTCTCTCATGGATCCTTTGCCCAGCACAGAGATCTTGGCTCCGGTCTCCTCCTGCAGGCGTTTGATGGTGTTCCCCTGAGGTCCCAGAATCTTGCCCACAAAattaaactgagaaaaaaaaacagagttaagCTAGCCTGCAGGTCTAGGTTAAACCGGAGGAGCAGTGGTTACAGTCAGCACACTTCAGCGGTGGGCAGATTCACCAAAGTcgaggtgagctgcagacggAGGTGATGCCATCTGATTCTACTCTACAAGTTTAACCAGCGACCATGACGGTTTATTCCAAAAATCTATGAAGAGGTTTCACTCATCAAAAGGTAAATAACTCAATCTCATAACAGAAATCtgacaaatttaaattaatggAAGTATTCAACCATTTGTCTTCAGCAGCAGTTTGGTTCcattcacactgcacttttaaGGGAGGACAACTCTACAGctacatataaaaaatattcttaactACTAcacactagggctgccacaaacgattacttTAATAatcaactaatcaccgattagtcgaccaatcgcaTCATGGGAAAAGTGGATGTAAGAAAATACATCTGggccatcattagctttaaactaaaagtaaagacaattaagatgagttaagtttattaaactctgcagcctctgtccttcattagtatctggcattaaaacaagattagaTCAAATGAGGTCAgaatctgaaacaaggaactatttttcacaaaagataaactTTTGGTCCCAGTGACTCAAATTAATGCTGGGCCATATGGAAAAATTTAATCACGatatcaattattttatatcacgatataaaacaataaagtatattttcagttgttGAAAAAATCTCGTtggtttcactttaaaaactggaagcttcactgacactttactttgaagatttgtttacttcctgtgacagtAGCACTGCTCATTTTtagttcataaataaaatacaacattattctgtatttcagagcaacaaatattttattacatgaTCATTTATTTAACTCTACTAAATTTATAGATTGTAAACCAGCAATTTGGACGTCGTGAATAGTCATACTTGGATTTTCTGGAGCAGATTGCTAGAATCCGAGTGCTCAGATACTCGTTACAGTCATGTTCTATAGCTtggtttatttcttatttttgtaatctcatatgTTCATCTACGTGGACTTTCCTTTAGTGacaggtttgttgtgttagcatcggtGCAGAAACAGCTTCCTAGCATAGTTTACATATTGCAGTTTTCTGCTCATCGTTGGACGTCTTGAATccaaaaacaatagaagagaaatggcacaatagCACTAACTCAAGaataacaaaagtttattttttggtgcagagtactcacaactttgtttaactttactaaactctgattccatataatataaagtatcgactattaaattagtcgttgactcaAAGAACTGTGAGGTTAGACTAAGATGCATTTCGAACATCCCCATCCATCAGTATGGGTTTATATCCAACACCTTTAAGGGAAATTATGTTCTACGTTTGCTCCAATTTGTCACTTCTGGTTCCAGCTGGGTGTGCATCCCTGTTAGAGCAGCTTTGTGCTGGGGTTAGAAGTCCTCTGAACTGAAAAGCGccctggagctaaagcttcagTCATTTGCAAGTAGAAGACGTGAATTACACTGATATACGTTGTAATGGTAGTAAAATGAACATGCTCTGCGATATCTTAAAGCATGTCATTATCAGCTTTAATTATAGCCCAGAGGCTTTAAGATTACAGTTGAGTGGGGTAATTTGACTCTCAAGTAACCCCTGGCTGTGTGTAAAAGAAACACAGCAGCAGGATTAAACCAAATCAAGAGGACAAAAGGGAAAAGACGCGTGGAAGAAGCCTCACCTTCGGGTACTGCTTGACGGGGATGAGCACTCGCTCCTTCAGCTTGATGTTCTTTGTTGTGAAAAGGTCCAGATAGGTTTCTGACTCCTTTTTAGTCTCGCCTTTCTGGATTCTATCAATTTCTGGAAGAGAAGAGGGGTTCTGGAGTCAAATTGGAGATCCAAACACAGTCACGGGTAAAATCCTGAACTCATTTTAAGATGCAAAATgtacactttttatttcaatgtcaTTTTCAACAAGAAACTGCTGTAAACAAGAACAACAAGCAATAATACTAccaaaaatgtatcattttagtCAGAATAAACCCAGCAGATTTAAAAGTAGATAGTGAAGatgttacaatattttttttctctcatggTTCTAAAAACTACCAAGAACACCAAGCGTGAAAACCCTGCAACAACTTCAAATACTGTCCTGAACTTCTACTCCTCATCCTCTTCCTGCACAGCAGGTGATGGTAAACACCTGTGCGCTCTCCCAGGTCCCGTCAGGTCACCTACAGCCAGGTCCACAGCCGCACGTGCGGGACCCGCAGCACACCAGCACGCGCCGTTTTCCTCCTCGGCAAAAGCACGACTCAGCCCGGGACCCTGTATCGCCGTTTTCAGGACGACGCCAAAAGTCGTGGGAtacaaattctggcaggaaTACATATTTTGGCATAACACCTGTCTCCGGTTTCGGTCTACCCGCTGGACGCCGAGAAAGAACGACTTTGTCCGGAAATCGAGACTGATTTCAAACTCAGCAAAAGGCGACGGTTAGGACACGCCGCAGCCGCGTGAGCGCACGCGGACATTTTAGTATAAAccctataaaaaaataacaataatatattttttttaaggcgCCAATCTTTGACATTAATGTGAGACTTGAACGGTGTCGgacatgtttctttttgttgggGAGCCGCGGTCCCGTCCGCAGCCGTGAAGCGGCTGCTCGAAGGGGTTTCCAGCACAAAAACCCGCCTTACCTGCGTTCAAAAGTTTCATAGCGTGAGTGAACGACACGTCCAGGCTGTCCTTCTCCGCCAGAAGCTCGGGCAGATATTTATCGTCGTTCTCCATCTTGAGTTTCGGGAGCGGGAATCGATGCAACAAGACGAGCGTGGAAAAAACTCCGAGAACGACAGGAAAAGTAGTCCGGTTCAGAAAGAGCGGCGCGCGGCGTGTCCTCTGAGCAAATGCTGCTTCGCATGTGGATCCCGGACGGCTTCTGCGTCGGACGGGTTCTCCTCGGTTCCGCTGACCCGGCTCTGCGCTGCGACGGCTGGAAATGGGAGAACAAAAGTGGGGAGAGGCGAGAGAGGCAGCGATACGAATCTGAAAGGCGGAAGTGAGCTcacaggccccgcccactccCGTCAGACTGAAATTTGAACCCATTTAACGGTTGGAACCGCGACAAGACGTCGTTTTTAGGGTCGTAagttcattatatttttatttttaggagttCCTGTTTGTTGGATGGTCAGTGCACTattataaattactttttaaattatctcaaatgtttttgtggtcaATAAACTTAAAAGTTGCTACAAttaataaagatgaaaataacTGCATTTTGGGTGAACTAACAGGCTTTCAATaaagacaaatatatttttttgttaactttaccCCACATTAAGactaaaaaacagcaataataTTACTCAGTGTTTCAATTAATCAATTGGGCtttgaaatgtgaaataaaCTGAAGACCAGCCatagaaaaacatgttatttttaatacagaaaACTCAGATTTAATAAAGAAGTTTGACCTAAAATTCccttgtaactttttttttttaattgggggCCACCTAAAGACAGATGATtgtgtttgattgtgttttGCGTCGTCCTGTACTTCCGTCCTTTTCTTCTATATGGTCTAAAAGCTGCTGTTGACAGTCTGAGGTTAGATGATCTTCCATCTGTGCTCAATCAATAATTGTGAAACTAGGCtgtcctgtttttatttgaggCTCTCTACTGCCCCTTACTGGTCTCCCTGGCAATGGCACAGGCGCTCAAATTGGCTCCTTGGGCCTCTTTTAGTCTCATTATTCGCCTCCTTCTCGCACGTTTATTGATTCAGAAATGCTCATGTGAAAGGAGCAGTGAGTAGCATGTCTGGAAGACACATTTCAAGAATTGATTTCTCCCACTCATGTGGTGGTAATGAACCTCCTATGTCATTTGGTGCTGCACACGGGGTTAGAGGTTAGAGCGAGAGTGTGCATACTaatcaaaaaaagacaatttcttGTGCTGGGTATTTACCATAACCTATGTCATACATTATGTACAGGCAGATGCTCTttgaacaaacaacaaaaactgcaggCCATTTGTCACTCTGCCGGCGGAGTAAAAACTATTACAATCGACCGCAGGTTTATCCAGGCATGCATCTACTCGAAACAAATGAAGGCAAAAAGAGTGTGCTGTAAACACTCATGGGCGACCAAAGATCCACTCTAAACATCAACGCTCAGCTTGATCTATCTCTGACCATTACAGCATTATTAGTGTGGGGGTTGCAAGGTTGTTCTGACTCCTCGTGTCATTGACAATCGCTTGTGAGTGGAATTTCAATTGGCTCATAAATGGAAGACTTACCTCTCTTGACAGGTGGAGAAGTTCCAATCCGATGGCCTGTGTGCTTGCCTTCTGCTCGTCTGGGTTTCTACTGTCCCCTGACACACAGGGCCACAGTCTGGGGGTAAACAGGGGCAGATGGAAGGTGGTAAACATTGAGCTTGGACTTATGTAAGCTGTCACTTTTCCAGGTCTTGACCACTTTGCctcctaataataaaaaatggtgACAACTAAGTCCTCTTCCACTTTTACTTTCTAAAGGAGCAGAGGAACATCAAATAATCATTTGTATTGAGACTGGAAAAGCCCTTTGGACCATACCAGTAGGAACCTAGAGCATTAAGACCGTATTCAGACTGCTTTCAGCCAGAGATTGTGGTTTTGAGCCAAAGCTTGTTAACAAAACCACACAACTAAAGATcacttcagtcattggccagggaTTACAAGGGTAGGGAAAAccaacaagagaaagaataatggaagtcctctgctttataatccttgatgggatagttcacttattgaAACTTCTTATTTCGCTGATCAATTCTGAACATCTGTATCAATGTCACTTGCAGCCCTTGTTACTGCTACTTTGATACAAGTACAAGGCTGTTACTGAAAAGACATTGGCAAAGAAAGCAGGCCGGTAAGTGTAAATGACATTTAGATTGTCAGGAGAagagtgtgagaagcaatgtgtatcacgttaaaagttgttttagtgCTCTTTGTGCTGTTTCCAGCTAAAGTTGTTCCGCCCCGAGCACGAAACTTGTTCTGACTGAAGAATCTCAGAGCAAAACTGGAGCTCAGTTCGATTGAAAATGAACTCATACCACCTCAAAGGATGGGTCCAAGAGCTGTTCCCAGTCCTGGACCAGGGTgcgcttgggtgtattcagacttaaaatttgttctggattatcgggggaaacTAATTCTGGTTTAcat contains:
- the khdrbs1b gene encoding KH domain-containing, RNA-binding, signal transduction-associated protein 1b, whose product is MENDDKYLPELLAEKDSLDVSFTHAMKLLNAEIDRIQKGETKKESETYLDLFTTKNIKLKERVLIPVKQYPKFNFVGKILGPQGNTIKRLQEETGAKISVLGKGSMRDKAKEEELRKGGEPKYAHLSMELHVFIEVFAPVPDAYLRMAHAMEEVKKFLFPDMMDDICQEQFMEMSYLNGGQEPRGRGGMAGRGRGVPPSVHRGRGMPPRGSAARGGVTRGGPARGGTVRGAPAGRGGPAAASVRGSVAPRARPPAGGPPQRMGAPPGLQHASNAAAESYDDYGYEDSYTESGYESYDNYYSQPQAEPEYYDYGHGDATQSYDSYGQDDWNGTQRTTGGKAPPTSRGAKTSYREHPYRQY